One genomic window of Halictus rubicundus isolate RS-2024b chromosome 12, iyHalRubi1_principal, whole genome shotgun sequence includes the following:
- the LOC143359964 gene encoding uncharacterized protein LOC143359964 isoform X4: MHVLKETDLTGSIERFLYCLLQQNSMASRETSINSKHSDDHSVETLAEVFRCFICMEKLRDAHLCPHCSKLCCYTCIRRWLTEQRSQCPHCRASLHLHELVNCRWVEEVTQQLDTLQAVGISNSRHDDSNRDRCTVHHEKLSVYCWTCRRCICHQCALWGGTHSGHTFKPLEDVYEQHVTQIKAEVGQLKRRLMELISLVQEVERNVESVRAAKDERVREIRNAVELMIARLDSQLKAKLLTLMGQKNSLTLETEQLEALLQEVEHQLHSCTRSELIIKSADLSRMIHQVRKKPMTSFVTAPVPADFHSEIVPGYDSATFAMQNFTQLQLKADPVYSAPLHVNGLCWRLKVYPDGNGVVRGNYLSVFLELSAGLPETSKYEYRVEMIHQGSRDTSKNIVREFASDFEIGECWGYNRFFRLDLLATEGYLNTELDTLILRFQVRPPTFYQRCRDQQWYISQLVTVQNQYAAQINELKERLAIEISRNAMTATRVGCGPTSNVTSLVMQQQSQAAGDPLLNSNTSRSIEPYQNNTSSRSLQNVLSGGNNSSSMAGDQLMPICQLGNISNIRPLGSSSTLSSISSKTSLKQHRGKPESPNLHGTNDGSSGDCQNNGVHSPSPSYSSPTVLNQQPLTLLSSSSSSDSGEFSEHDIYLDECEHNEPHLTLLDDNSNDENDVDDETMSGENDVEVAESLTPWIQNKQRTKQQNNRDSSGDACRLRGNDSLEDEIMLLHLFEMQDRNSAWTSLCFNQHVDDTNDSRTSLTSLHRSSSPLHCNSTLSAHGSSSFSHKHHELDSTCNEQFSDKHSTCPSHLCQPQMMCNGRSNLSQLSNIYQQEVSGLMACGSQTRSEPATRSNSIDCDKDLPKISLVNQINHEVDTSRSDLIVPNVILDSNKIVSKHLLSRRQSSPSSSGNVSVINNENSKVFEFEQLLETIQLYPIPQKDTASCFNKLRKNISSEGKSNGCTTAGIKTATLSSLSHDTPSSSTSNTTDAIPNPNNYSWAPALYQHKHSQKNVLDTTMQVSSTDNSNKSTTDKSLEETNSSGTS, translated from the exons ATGCATGTTTTGAAAGAAACTGATCTAACGGGATCGATCGAACGTTTCCTGTACTGTTTGCTACAGCAGA ACAGTATGGCTAGCAGAGAAACGTCAATTAATTCAAAACACTCGGATGACCACAGTGTTGAG ACACTAGCAGAAGTTTTTCGATGTTTCATTTGTATGGAAAAGCTTAGGGATGCGCATCTGTGTCCTCACTGCAGTAAATTGTGTTGCTACACTTGTATAAGAAGATGGCTCACAGAGCAACGCTCTCAGTGTCCTCATTGTAGAGCATCTTTACATCTACACGAATTGGTGAATTGCAGATGGGTAGAGGAAGTAACACAGCAGCTCGATACACTACAAGCAGTTGGTATATCAAACTCTAGGCACGATGATTCAAATAGGGACAG GTGTACTGTGCACCACGAGAAGCTGTCTGTTTATTGCTGGACTTGTCGTAGGTGTATATGTCACCAATGTGCTCTATGGGGTGGAACTCATTCGGGACATACTTTTAAACCTTTAGAAGACGTATACGAACAGCATGTTACACAAATAAAAGCAGAAGTAGGACAATTGAAACGAAGACTAATGGAGTTGATAAGTCTTGTTCAAGAAGTG GAACGTAATGTTGAATCTGTAAGAGCTGCAAAAGATGAAAGAGTTAGAGAAATCAGGAATGCAGTGGAACTGATGATAGCACGTCTAGATTCTCAATTGAAGGCTAAATTATTAACGCTAATGGGTCAGAAGAACTCCTTAACTTTAGAAACAGAGCAACTGGAAGCTTTGTTGCAAGAAGTGGAGCATCAGTTGCACTCTTGCACTCGATCAGAGTTAATAATTAAAAGTGCAGACTTGTCACGAATGATACATCAAGTAAGAAAAAAACCAATGACAAGTTTTGTGACAGCTCCTGTTCCCGCCGATTTTCACAG CGAAATTGTACCAGGATATGACAGTGCAACCTTTGCAATGCAAAATTTTACTCAACTACAGCTAAAAGCAGATCCTGTGTATTCAGCTCCTTTACACGTAAATGGATTGTGCTGGAGATTAAAAGTGTATCCTGATGGAAATGGAGTTGTTCGTGGAAATTATTTATCTGTTTTCTTGGAATTAAGTGCAGGTTTACCAGAAACTTCCAA ATATGAATATCGAGTTGAAATGATACATCAAGGATCTCGTGACACAAGTAAAAACATTGTTCGAGAATTCGCTTCAGACTTTGAAATTGGTGAATGTTGGGGTTACAACAGATTTTTCAGATTAGACTTACTTGCAACTGAAGGGTACTTAAATACAGAGTTGGATACGCTTATATTGCG GTTCCAGGTACGGCCACCGACGTTTTATCAACGTTGCAGAGACCAACAATGGTACATTAGTCAATTGGTTACGGTTCAGAACCAATATGCTGCTCAAATTAACGAGTTGAAAGAG AGACTGGCGATAGAGATATCGCGAAATGCCATGACAGCAACAAGAGTTGGTTGTGGACCAACATCAAATGTAACATCACTGGTGATGCAACAACAGTCACAAGCGGCTGGAGATCCATTACTGAACTCCAATACATCTCGTTCCATTGAACCGTATCAAAATAATACATCGTCGAG ATCGCTACAGAATGTGCTGTCTGGAGGAAATAATAGTAGTTCCATGGCAGGTGATCAATTAATGCCTATATGCCAGCTAGGAAACATCTCAAACATACGTCCACTTGGATCTTCTTCAACGTTGTCTTCTATCTCATCGAAAACGAGTTTAAAACAACATCGGGGAAAACCCGAATCTCCCAATCTGCATGGTACAAATGACGGCTCCTCTGGAGATTGCCAAAATAATGGTGTTCATTCCCCATCACCTTCTTATTCTTCGCCAACAGTGCTCAATCAGCAACCATTGACCCTTTTGTCCAGTAGCAGTAGTAGTGATAGCGGA GAATTTAGCGAACATGATATATACTTGGATGAATGTGAACATAACGAGCCACATTTAACGCTTTTGGACGACAATTCAAATGACGAAAATGACGTGGACGATGAAACTATGTCAG GAGAGAACGATGTAGAAGTTGCAGAATCGTTAACGCCGTGGATTCAGAACAAACAACGCACAAAACAGCAAAACAATCGGGATAGTAGCGGGGATGCTTGCAG ATTGCGGGGTAATGATAGTTTAGAAGATGAGATAATGTTACTACATCTGTTTGAAATGCAAGACAGGAATTCCGCATGGACTTCGTTGTGCTTCAATCAACATGTAGACGATACAAATGACTCTAGAACTTCTTTGACAAGTTTGCATCGAAGTTCTAGTCCCTTGCATTGTAACTCAACATTATCGGCTCATGGATCATCTTCATTTTCGCATAAACACCATGAACTTGATTCAACCTGCAACGAACAATTTTCCGACAAACACTCCACTTGCCCGTCTCATCTTTGTCAGCCTCAAATGATGTGCAATGGTAGATCCAATTTAAGCCAACTATCCAATATCTATCAGCAAGAAGTCTCCGGATTAATGGCTTGCGGAAGTCAAACAAGGTCTGAACCTGCGACTCGTTCGAACTCTATAGATTGCGATAAGGATCTTCCAAAGATATCTCTAGTTAATCAAATTAATCACGAAGTAGATACATCCAGGTCGGACTTAATAGTGCCAAATG taatattGGACAGCAATAAAATCGTATCTAAGCATTTACTGTCACGACGACAATCGTCACCGTCGTCATCTGGCAACGTTAGCGTAATAAATAACGAGAATAGCAAAGTATTTGAATTCGAACAATTGTTGGAAACTATTCAGTTGTATCCTATACCTCAGAAAGATACTGCCAGTTGTTTTAACAAATTAAg gaaaaatatttcatcggAGGGAAAAAGTAATGGCTGCACCACTGCCGGAATCAAAACTGCCACGCTTTCTTCGTTAAGTCATGACACGCCATCATCGTCAACAAGTAATACAACCGATGCTATACCAAATCCTAACAACTATAGTTGGGCTCCTGCGTTATATCAACATAAGCACA GTCAAAAGAACGTTTTGGACACAACTATGCAAGTATCTTCTACCGATAATTCTAATAAATCGACAACTGACAA gTCGTTAGAAGAAACTAACTCTTCAGGTACTTCCTGA
- the LOC143359964 gene encoding uncharacterized protein LOC143359964 isoform X5, whose product MSDSMASRETSINSKHSDDHSVETLAEVFRCFICMEKLRDAHLCPHCSKLCCYTCIRRWLTEQRSQCPHCRASLHLHELVNCRWVEEVTQQLDTLQAVGISNSRHDDSNRDRCTVHHEKLSVYCWTCRRCICHQCALWGGTHSGHTFKPLEDVYEQHVTQIKAEVGQLKRRLMELISLVQEVERNVESVRAAKDERVREIRNAVELMIARLDSQLKAKLLTLMGQKNSLTLETEQLEALLQEVEHQLHSCTRSELIIKSADLSRMIHQVRKKPMTSFVTAPVPADFHSEIVPGYDSATFAMQNFTQLQLKADPVYSAPLHVNGLCWRLKVYPDGNGVVRGNYLSVFLELSAGLPETSKYEYRVEMIHQGSRDTSKNIVREFASDFEIGECWGYNRFFRLDLLATEGYLNTELDTLILRFQVRPPTFYQRCRDQQWYISQLVTVQNQYAAQINELKERLAIEISRNAMTATRVGCGPTSNVTSLVMQQQSQAAGDPLLNSNTSRSIEPYQNNTSSRSLQNVLSGGNNSSSMAGDQLMPICQLGNISNIRPLGSSSTLSSISSKTSLKQHRGKPESPNLHGTNDGSSGDCQNNGVHSPSPSYSSPTVLNQQPLTLLSSSSSSDSGEFSEHDIYLDECEHNEPHLTLLDDNSNDENDVDDETMSGENDVEVAESLTPWIQNKQRTKQQNNRDSSGDACRLRGNDSLEDEIMLLHLFEMQDRNSAWTSLCFNQHVDDTNDSRTSLTSLHRSSSPLHCNSTLSAHGSSSFSHKHHELDSTCNEQFSDKHSTCPSHLCQPQMMCNGRSNLSQLSNIYQQEVSGLMACGSQTRSEPATRSNSIDCDKDLPKISLVNQINHEVDTSRSDLIVPNVILDSNKIVSKHLLSRRQSSPSSSGNVSVINNENSKVFEFEQLLETIQLYPIPQKDTASCFNKLRKNISSEGKSNGCTTAGIKTATLSSLSHDTPSSSTSNTTDAIPNPNNYSWAPALYQHKHSQKNVLDTTMQVSSTDNSNKSTTDKSLEETNSSGTS is encoded by the exons atgtcaGACAGTATGGCTAGCAGAGAAACGTCAATTAATTCAAAACACTCGGATGACCACAGTGTTGAG ACACTAGCAGAAGTTTTTCGATGTTTCATTTGTATGGAAAAGCTTAGGGATGCGCATCTGTGTCCTCACTGCAGTAAATTGTGTTGCTACACTTGTATAAGAAGATGGCTCACAGAGCAACGCTCTCAGTGTCCTCATTGTAGAGCATCTTTACATCTACACGAATTGGTGAATTGCAGATGGGTAGAGGAAGTAACACAGCAGCTCGATACACTACAAGCAGTTGGTATATCAAACTCTAGGCACGATGATTCAAATAGGGACAG GTGTACTGTGCACCACGAGAAGCTGTCTGTTTATTGCTGGACTTGTCGTAGGTGTATATGTCACCAATGTGCTCTATGGGGTGGAACTCATTCGGGACATACTTTTAAACCTTTAGAAGACGTATACGAACAGCATGTTACACAAATAAAAGCAGAAGTAGGACAATTGAAACGAAGACTAATGGAGTTGATAAGTCTTGTTCAAGAAGTG GAACGTAATGTTGAATCTGTAAGAGCTGCAAAAGATGAAAGAGTTAGAGAAATCAGGAATGCAGTGGAACTGATGATAGCACGTCTAGATTCTCAATTGAAGGCTAAATTATTAACGCTAATGGGTCAGAAGAACTCCTTAACTTTAGAAACAGAGCAACTGGAAGCTTTGTTGCAAGAAGTGGAGCATCAGTTGCACTCTTGCACTCGATCAGAGTTAATAATTAAAAGTGCAGACTTGTCACGAATGATACATCAAGTAAGAAAAAAACCAATGACAAGTTTTGTGACAGCTCCTGTTCCCGCCGATTTTCACAG CGAAATTGTACCAGGATATGACAGTGCAACCTTTGCAATGCAAAATTTTACTCAACTACAGCTAAAAGCAGATCCTGTGTATTCAGCTCCTTTACACGTAAATGGATTGTGCTGGAGATTAAAAGTGTATCCTGATGGAAATGGAGTTGTTCGTGGAAATTATTTATCTGTTTTCTTGGAATTAAGTGCAGGTTTACCAGAAACTTCCAA ATATGAATATCGAGTTGAAATGATACATCAAGGATCTCGTGACACAAGTAAAAACATTGTTCGAGAATTCGCTTCAGACTTTGAAATTGGTGAATGTTGGGGTTACAACAGATTTTTCAGATTAGACTTACTTGCAACTGAAGGGTACTTAAATACAGAGTTGGATACGCTTATATTGCG GTTCCAGGTACGGCCACCGACGTTTTATCAACGTTGCAGAGACCAACAATGGTACATTAGTCAATTGGTTACGGTTCAGAACCAATATGCTGCTCAAATTAACGAGTTGAAAGAG AGACTGGCGATAGAGATATCGCGAAATGCCATGACAGCAACAAGAGTTGGTTGTGGACCAACATCAAATGTAACATCACTGGTGATGCAACAACAGTCACAAGCGGCTGGAGATCCATTACTGAACTCCAATACATCTCGTTCCATTGAACCGTATCAAAATAATACATCGTCGAG ATCGCTACAGAATGTGCTGTCTGGAGGAAATAATAGTAGTTCCATGGCAGGTGATCAATTAATGCCTATATGCCAGCTAGGAAACATCTCAAACATACGTCCACTTGGATCTTCTTCAACGTTGTCTTCTATCTCATCGAAAACGAGTTTAAAACAACATCGGGGAAAACCCGAATCTCCCAATCTGCATGGTACAAATGACGGCTCCTCTGGAGATTGCCAAAATAATGGTGTTCATTCCCCATCACCTTCTTATTCTTCGCCAACAGTGCTCAATCAGCAACCATTGACCCTTTTGTCCAGTAGCAGTAGTAGTGATAGCGGA GAATTTAGCGAACATGATATATACTTGGATGAATGTGAACATAACGAGCCACATTTAACGCTTTTGGACGACAATTCAAATGACGAAAATGACGTGGACGATGAAACTATGTCAG GAGAGAACGATGTAGAAGTTGCAGAATCGTTAACGCCGTGGATTCAGAACAAACAACGCACAAAACAGCAAAACAATCGGGATAGTAGCGGGGATGCTTGCAG ATTGCGGGGTAATGATAGTTTAGAAGATGAGATAATGTTACTACATCTGTTTGAAATGCAAGACAGGAATTCCGCATGGACTTCGTTGTGCTTCAATCAACATGTAGACGATACAAATGACTCTAGAACTTCTTTGACAAGTTTGCATCGAAGTTCTAGTCCCTTGCATTGTAACTCAACATTATCGGCTCATGGATCATCTTCATTTTCGCATAAACACCATGAACTTGATTCAACCTGCAACGAACAATTTTCCGACAAACACTCCACTTGCCCGTCTCATCTTTGTCAGCCTCAAATGATGTGCAATGGTAGATCCAATTTAAGCCAACTATCCAATATCTATCAGCAAGAAGTCTCCGGATTAATGGCTTGCGGAAGTCAAACAAGGTCTGAACCTGCGACTCGTTCGAACTCTATAGATTGCGATAAGGATCTTCCAAAGATATCTCTAGTTAATCAAATTAATCACGAAGTAGATACATCCAGGTCGGACTTAATAGTGCCAAATG taatattGGACAGCAATAAAATCGTATCTAAGCATTTACTGTCACGACGACAATCGTCACCGTCGTCATCTGGCAACGTTAGCGTAATAAATAACGAGAATAGCAAAGTATTTGAATTCGAACAATTGTTGGAAACTATTCAGTTGTATCCTATACCTCAGAAAGATACTGCCAGTTGTTTTAACAAATTAAg gaaaaatatttcatcggAGGGAAAAAGTAATGGCTGCACCACTGCCGGAATCAAAACTGCCACGCTTTCTTCGTTAAGTCATGACACGCCATCATCGTCAACAAGTAATACAACCGATGCTATACCAAATCCTAACAACTATAGTTGGGCTCCTGCGTTATATCAACATAAGCACA GTCAAAAGAACGTTTTGGACACAACTATGCAAGTATCTTCTACCGATAATTCTAATAAATCGACAACTGACAA gTCGTTAGAAGAAACTAACTCTTCAGGTACTTCCTGA